Below is a genomic region from Rosa chinensis cultivar Old Blush chromosome 5, RchiOBHm-V2, whole genome shotgun sequence.
CAATAGATGAAGCGTTGGGAAGCGTGGGAAAGAGAAACTCAGACGGTGGATTACCAAGTCGCAAATGGTAAGATAAATGATATGAGCAAACAAAAAGTTTGTTCAAGTGTTCAGCTTCAAAAACCAGAAACTAAATCAACCTTTGTTTCTAACTTTTGTGCATACGTAGATCCTAACCGATTCAGGTTTACAAGGCAGACGACATTTGCTCGTAGACACATGAATTCTTGTACAGGAACACCTATTCAACTGTGGATTGTGAGTcgattttctttccttatcgATGTAATTTCTTCTTAAAtcttaactttttttttattttttattttttatttaatgagaGTAGTTGTTATATATATGCAGAAGTGCTTCTTCAGACAATTCTTCCACTCAGTTGAAAAAATTGATTATCTCACATTACGCCATGGCTTCATTTCTGTGAGTATTTATACTATTATTTACGAAATTCTCTTTTATCTAATCATCTCCCTTCAACTATGATTGTTATTGGTTTACATGAGTCCTCATCATAATCAAAATTCTAAGAACAAATTGCAAAATGAACAACATTTAAGTATATCTTCTGTAAAAAAATTGCAGACTCATTTGTCAACAAACAACGCATTCAATTTCCAGCAGTACATAGAACGGTCGCTGGAGGATGATTTCAGAGAAGTAGTTGGCATAAGGTTATCAATTTTATTAACATTATACTGTTGTTTTATTAGAGTGAGATTTTTAGACATATAATGTTGTCAGACTGTTAATTAAAACCACTTATGCACTGTGCTAATTGTGTGTTTTCCTGCATCACTCAACAGCCCTTTCATGTGGTTTATCGTCGTAATCTTCATTCTCGTAGACGTGCATGGTAATTACTTGATTAAGCGCCTTGTTTCCTATATGATCAATTCTTCATATGTAGAGCGATATTTCCACTGGTTAATTTTGAGTTCTGACTGATGTGTAAAATTTGTGACTTGAACAGGTTGGCAGGTGTATCTCTGGGTGTCATTTGTGCCACTAATCGTATGTACTCTTTCTGACTTGGATTTTTAACTTTGTTATACATATGGAAGTGTTTTCCTAATTAACTGGTAGCTAATTAACTAGTTCTTTCTTTATAGATTGTGCTAGTTCTTGGAACCAAACTGGAAGTGGTGGTGGCCAGAATGGCTCACCAACTCGGTGACCAGCATAATGTAATCAAAGGAACTCCTCTGGTTCAACCAAAGGACAGTCACTTCTGGTTCAATAGACCGCGGTTCGTCTTGACTCTCGTACATCTCacactgttcatggtaactaaCTGATCTCCGACTAATTTGGTAACAATGCTCAAATTATCAGTTATGCACTATGCTCAAACTGACTTATTCATTTTTATCTTTTTCCAGAATGCATTTGAACTTGCTTTCTTCATTTGGGTCACGGTACGTATGTCCTTATTTCAACTTAGGACCAGGTTTCAAAAATGCTCTCTCATCAAACAGTCTGCTGTGTTGTAAGATCGACTCATTTGAATATGTGTTCGAGATTGATTGCATCAGATCATAAAATTTAGACGTCTGATAAGTGAATATAAATTGTTTTCATCTAGTCTGGCTACCTTTTCTTCTATCTGTCTTAAACCTAAACAAAAGTTAACAGCCTTCTAATGAAAGCTATATATTTGCCTGCCTCTTATTTCAGTTACAATTTGGGATACACTCTTGCTACCATGAACACATAGAGATTATCATTATAAGGGTGGTCTTAGCGTAAGTGCCAATCCTATCCCCTTCCACTTTTTTGAACCATAAATTGagttataattaattaattataaggTGACACACATACATTAATTAGATCATTTATCGGTCTAATGCTGATTGATAATGTTCACTAAAAATCAATGGTGTTAATTTCTGCAGGGTTGTCGTTCAAGTTATGTGCAGTTACATTACTCTTCCCCTCTATGCTCTAGTGACCCAGGTATGATTACATacatctatatatatgtatctattTTGAGCTACCGTCCATGCATGTTATATGAGAAAGAAGTCGAATTAAGTTAATTATTTCCAATGAATAGTTTGAGAATATAACATTTGCAATTGTCTCTTACCAGAatcttctctataattttttttaaccataaaTATGAACTGGATTGATGGTACATTGTATTATATGCAGATGGGGTCAAATTTGAAGAGTACAGCAGTGCTTGAAGAGCAAACAACAAAAGTTATAAAGCAGTGGCATGCGGACGTGAAgcaaaagaggaaaaagaataGGCAAGACAATTCAGAATCTGGTCACGATTATTCCTCTACTGTAGGAAGCAGTCAGAGAACCATGAATTCCCCAGATTTCTCTTCCCACCACCGGCACCCAACCTTTGCTGAAATGTCCCAAATGGAGATTGTCGAAGATGGTCAAGAAATTGTCGAAGAACATCAAGAAAAGGGCAGCCAAAATGAAATTGAACTGGCTAGTAGTAGTACTGTTTTAGCTACTGAGGTACACATAGAAATTTCGGAGGTGAACAGAAGCCAAACGTGAATTTAAAGAAATTTTGGTAAATACAATTAGCCCTTGAAATTAAAGGATACAATATATACATAGATTATCTATAAGTCCAAAATACCCTGTTATCCTTGTATATGTTTTGACAGTTTTGTACTTTTGTTGATGAGCCAACAAATTAATTGTCTAAAACTCTAaatgtgttgaaggatgtcgacataatgtgtgcctctacaaactagggtttagaattgtaataggaatgtgttctaggtattcaattgtaatcggattctattaccttttgggtaccttgtaactccctatttaaagggctcctattatcaataataaacacaaaattacgattctcctacaacacgttatcagcacgagccctaaccctagcccaaaaaagaaaaaaaaacctaaaaccctaatCACCAAAACTGCCGAAAACCTCCAGCTGCAAGCCTCCAGCCTCAAGCCTATTGCCGCAGCTCCTAGCACACGCTAGCCTCACTTGTgcacctgcccctgcagcacctacGCGCCCCTGTGCACGCatccctgctgcccctgcagcaccaacACACACCTACTGCATCCTTCTCCTTTCCTGTGCACGTCAGTCTGCTTGCAGGCTCtgaaacctcttgatcgggacctcagatcaaaatatttccttcatcaaagttgttcgtctctgcctcttctatctgacttccaaatttcagccccattggagtcgttttgagacctgtacaccattcgaagtgggagctgttcagaagcgaaccTGCTGCAGAAACTGCTGCTTGCTGCTGTCCAAAACTGCTGCAGAAACTGCCGCCGTTTGCTGCCACTTGTTTCTGCTGCTGCCCCAACATGCGAGTGTTCTCAAGCCCAGAaccatcacgtaagtttttgtaattaaagttgctgctttcatgtattttaaattccttttattttctgcagaattttggaatatatgaatatatgaacatgtgtggttttgagtatttaataagcggaattgtggggattcacgcttaacgaactaaaaGTGTTcgtaattaaacgaactaagagtgttcgtatgaactatgagtgttcataatgctcagactaagagcgtccgtaagcatcaaattgtgaccatattaaaacattattgattggtctaatccaaatattcttggaaatcggtttcttggtagcattaaggctcggaaaccttatattagttgtcgtggaagtttttactccgaaactaatctattCTCCTTCATCTTTGAATGTCGAATGCAAACGTGCAAAAACCCGACTTCACTAAACCATATTCAAATGACATTTTTTATCACCGATGGGTGAATAACGTCAAGAATCACCTCATTACTAATGAGATTCTGTGGAGTAGAGTTCACAGAATATGAATCAATTGAGAAATCCTCtcaaccttccccgtctcaacACTATTGGTTGCAAAGCAATATAGGCTTGTGTGCAATGCTAGATGGattacgaggtttcatcaacttatATCAGTTACTGAGTAAGTTGACAACATACTCGTGAAAAACCATAATTCAAAGGCctgttggaactaagagcgttcgcgaggcgaattataatagcGCACTGAA
It encodes:
- the LOC112167042 gene encoding MLO-like protein 3 — encoded protein: MASEGTSRSLQDTPSWALATVCFVFIFLSLFIEHLIHLLSQFLKKHRKTALFEAVEKLKSVLIFLGFMSLILTVTQRWIANICIPTEVAYTMLPCRKSVSTKTTKAVGFDRMWSTGASTTFEVIQRRLAETEDSTTSSTSTTSEDHCESQGKTSFISQGGLNQLNNFIFALAIMQIVYSVLTMALGRAKMKRWEAWERETQTVDYQVANDPNRFRFTRQTTFARRHMNSCTGTPIQLWIKCFFRQFFHSVEKIDYLTLRHGFISTHLSTNNAFNFQQYIERSLEDDFREVVGISPFMWFIVVIFILVDVHGWQVYLWVSFVPLIIVLVLGTKLEVVVARMAHQLGDQHNVIKGTPLVQPKDSHFWFNRPRFVLTLVHLTLFMNAFELAFFIWVTLQFGIHSCYHEHIEIIIIRVVLAVVVQVMCSYITLPLYALVTQMGSNLKSTAVLEEQTTKVIKQWHADVKQKRKKNRQDNSESGHDYSSTVGSSQRTMNSPDFSSHHRHPTFAEMSQMEIVEDGQEIVEEHQEKGSQNEIELASSSTVLATEVHIEISEVNRSQT